The genomic stretch GTTCCAGGTAGACCTTGAACCATTAACCTCTGGCAGATCTGAGAAAACATCAAACAAAATTATTCACAATAATGTTCTGTTAAGTCAGTTCAGTTAGTAGTTGTGCACTGACATCAGATGCAGGGTGCAGATACCTgcaaacatctaaaaatattacTTACCACATCCAAAGGCACAAAATAAACACAAGACACCAAATTTGAAACCATGCCAGCAACTCCATTTGCAAGACCAATCCTAGATGCTTCTGGAATATCACTACCTTGAGTGTGTTTCAACACAATATCCTTTGATATCTCAAGAGATGTGAGGGCTAAAACCCTACCAGGCACTGATCCAATAGCAGAAGTACCAAAACCTCTAAAGATGCCAGGAATTCCATCACTCTTGATAATATGAGTGAACACTGACATTCCCTTCATGTTAGAGAGTCCTGAACTAGCTACTTGCATCCTTGTTTTCACCACTGCTGTTGGGTGAAGTAATGCTGATTGAGCTGTGAAGAGTATTGCACCTATGATATGAAACCTAGTCTTATCcaatctaattaaaaaaaatagatattgTTATTTGAACATCAGAGTCAATGTTTAAAAAACCTACTGCAAAAACGACTGCGACAAAAAGGTGATCAGAGAGTATAAGTTAAGACAAAAAATAAAAGTGATGGTTATTTTTGGTTACCTGTCCCAATTTATGTCTGTATCGGACAGTGCCAACTGTGGAGTGGTGGTGGCAACCTCGGTTTCCATGGCCATGATTATCTAAACGAGCTTTTCTTACTATATTTTGTGGTGTTGTTTTGCAGAGATGAATGAAACACTATTTGTTTCTTTCTGTTTCTGGAACTCTTGTTGTGTGTTGTTGAAGATTGATGACAGAGGAACATTTGAGTGAACAGAGGAATATTGCTAACCGCCTGAATAGAATGTTCAAGACCTTTCgttgttttttagtttttattttttgtttaattaagtaAAGGCAAACATGACACTAATTTGGAGTTTTTAtttcatgttattttttatatttatttatagataAAAATATTGTATTAGATTAATTTTTTCTAGAGGGTATTGATATTTGATACTCAAATGAAGGtaagaatatttaaaaatttatcaaaataaaatagaaaggagtttttaatttataaaataatctctATAAAATAAACTAGTTaggaatataaatttaaaaatttaaaaataatataatgtgaatatatagaataaaaataataatgagttGGTTCATTTTATAATGACCAATTGTATATATTAGTGCGGACCTATGCGGAGGAGATTGCTTTGTTTGGAGTCTTAAAGATGAAGAGTTTTGAGAATTTCTTTTTTATCTTGTAAGGGTGAAAAACCCCTGAAAACTCCAAAAtatttttcggagatgtattctTGAAAGCACCTTTTATGCGTTTGAAAGGTGTTTCGGAGATTTATCTCTGAAATCACTCCTGACATGGAATTAGATTAAAACGATAATAAAAACGTGAACGGAAAATGATAAGAAATATCAAACGATAATAAGCACAAAATGTTGTTCCgaaaatagtaaaatataataCATAATTGTTCtggaataaaaaaaaacatagccTACTGCGTGTGCCTAATTCGCACCCCCTAACCCCCCCTCTACCTCATGTATCTCACCACAGTCGCTGCCTCGCTAACCACCCTCTCCATGATGGTCACTGCCTCGGGTCCGCCCTTCTCAATTATCCTTAAGTCCAAAGCCTCCTGCTCAATCGCTTGTATCCGCTGACAGATCGGCAAGACAttagtggcatggtcatcctcagtCTGCTGGTTCTCCAAAATCTTCTCATGAGTTGACCTAAGTGGACGTCCAGGAGCATCCAGTGTCATGATAGAGTGTGACACTATGTAGAACCATGTCACGTATCCCTCTACGCAATGTCAATTGCTGGATGCCTGCATCAACCGATACTCCTCTAGCACCATATgttgctcccaatcctcaaagatGTCATCAAGATCCCGGCGGGCAATGGTGTCACGAACAACCTGAGTTTGAGATCTGAGTGTAGTCTGAACATAGCCAAATTGCTGCATGCATAACTCCGGCAGATACCCGACCATAGTGTCAGTCCCACATGCCAGCCACTCGGAGTACAAAGAGATGGAGTCAAATGGGATAATTTCCCTATGATCCTCGAATGGCGTCCATAAGATGTCATCATGAACAGTCCGATCAAGATACATCTGGAACGGCGGCACAACCTGATTCCCTATGTGGGGGAGATACATGGCATCCCTCGGCATCACCTCTGTATAGTCAAGATTAAGATTAAAATCATGAATGCGATGGAAGTGAGAAATGATCCATCATTGAAAAATGAATAAGAGTCGtgtaagaaaaaaatattaatagtaaaataaatttaatagtgGGAATGAAAGGTACTGTAAGCAGTGTGCAAGAGCTTGTAAGCTGCCTCATCCTCCAATTAGAgactgaaggtggagaaaaacacaagaaatgggagattgaattatgttctttatcaattaaaattccctttctccaaattcttttctttctcttagtatttcatcttctggatatgcttttaatgttgcggaagcatgcttggaatggagttgcataatcaatgagatattcattttaacttctttatatcatcagaacttctgacttgtttCAGTACAGTTCTAAAGACATTTTTACGTGAGCGTTCTGAGTTAAAGGaattgtgcagaaagtaaaagacacgttcatttttatcctggttcaccttctgaataaggctacctccaatccaccttcctcaggtgatttgcctctcaacagaggtcttaatccattataatcaaacttgattacatcTGCACGATCTGATCCACACATATAACATCAATTGACTCTTGGACTTCTGACCTTaacttggtctccaagagaatttccacaatgaccaccatcattgtcttctcaagcttctgacctttacttggtcgctcaaggcatcATCACCAAATTAAATTGGTTtcaatacaatgcttcttaataagcaaatattctaGTTATAATTACATGACAAGTAATCACTTTTAAGTGAATAATCGTTGAAGTCTTCTTGTCTGGATCTTCTGATGAGATCCATTGCTTGGTATGAGTAGGCAAAGTAGGAACGTTAGCTTCAGTTGTTGAGAGCTTATTCAAGTTGATCTTCATCTTTAATTCTTCTATAAAGGCAGATTGTGAACATAGTATCTATTCAGAGTTGCCTTTCATTTTGATCTTCTACTCttctcttcaagcagattaagaacaacggTTCTTATTCAAGGTTTcttcttgttttgatcttctattcttctcttcaagcagattaagaacaacagtaCTTATTCAaggttgcttcttgttttgatcttctattcttctcttcaagcagattaagaacaacagttcttattcaaggttgcttcttgttttgatcttctattcttctcttcaagcagattaagaatAACAGTTTTATAGTTTCTACAAAGATAGTGTTTCAGATAGCTTTTGTTTAAGCTTTTAATCATTTTCCAGTTTTGAGCACTACATCTTCTTGAACCTCTATATTTCCATGATgaatatttattctatttataccCTTTTAGATTGTATCTGTTATCTTGATCTTTGGAGAGTACAATAAATGCTTGCGTGTTGCTTTCTTACTTTTGTTTTCTGCGACGAGCTACATGTGGGTTGCTTTCTTCAATCAGCCTTAGGAGTTTTTCCATTGAAGTGTAGTAGGTGTATGGctaatgattatgtttttaacgACTTTTTCCCTTGATTCTGAATGTTGTTGTCTTTTATTCGTTTGTAGACTGAAGTTATATCTTCTTTCAAGGTTCTCATGTGactttgttgtttgttgcttttaTCTGTCTTCTGTGTGCACCTTTAGAACTTATGATGATCTTCTGCTGAACACTCATGTATTATTTTCTGATACTGTTATTGTGAATGTTGTATACGGCTTTCAACATAATATCTGCACAATTCAATGAagtcattagtaataaaattattacccataaaatatatgcttgttatcatcgaAACCAGATtgtgaacatagattctcaatcttgttcta from Vicia villosa cultivar HV-30 ecotype Madison, WI linkage group LG4, Vvil1.0, whole genome shotgun sequence encodes the following:
- the LOC131597955 gene encoding uncharacterized protein LOC131597955, which encodes MPRDAMYLPHIGNQVVPPFQMYLDRTVHDDILWTPFEDHREIIPFDSISLYSEWLACGTDTMVGYLPELCMQQFGYVQTTLRSQTQVVRDTIARRDLDDIFEDWEQHMVLEEYRLMQASSN